Genomic DNA from Equus caballus isolate H_3958 breed thoroughbred chromosome 10, TB-T2T, whole genome shotgun sequence:
TTCTATTTACCTGTATGTCCCGGACATCGTTCTCTACCAGTTCCTAGAGCTTGTCCTCTTTCTTTGTCACAGCTGTATGGTGCTCCATTGTACGGATGCTATATAACTTACTCGGTCACTCTCCTATGCATTTCGATTGTTTTCGATATTTTGCAGTTACAAACAGCGCTGCAACGGGTAACTGTGTGCCCCTGCATCCTCACGCTGCTGGAGGAAGCAGTCATGCTCTTCACATTACACAAGCCCACGtgggatttttaaaactttgattttGTTGCTCACATTTACAAATTTGGAGCTATTGCTTAAAAGTCTGGATTTGTATATCTATATGTGCTCCTGGGACATAAAAACCATGGTGGAAAATGTTACCTTAGAAATTGACAGATTTGGTGGCACTGGGCCCGCCTCCTGCATGGCAGCTGTCACGGGGGCTGAGTGCTGGCTGTCCTGTTTAGATAGGGCGGGGTCTGCCGTTTGCACACACTCCACAACTTCTTGCTGCCTTACTCCTTACAGCCGGCCCTTGTCCCCGTTTATATGCCCTAGCTGGCCTCTGGACACCTGAGTTTACAACCCATAAACAGTATGCCTGTAAAATGTTCGGCACAGGGCCTGTGCACGGTAAATCATGAATTCATAATAATACTCATTCACTCATATAACCTTCACTGTATTAGGCGCTGTCTCAAGTAGTTTATTCATCTAAGCCTCATAAGAACCCCATGGGGTAGATATTATtactccgttttacagatgaggaaactgaggctcagagaggtgaagcaacttgcccaaggaaAGCACAGCTtggaaatggcagagctgggttgAACTTGGGAAGCTCCAGAACCTGCATCCTTAGCTCCCCCATGTTCAAGAGCCCCTCCCTGTCCCTACAcatccctccctgccctgcccagccctcacTGCCCGGCCCCCTGTGTTCCTGTCTCCCCAGATGAGCCGGGCTCCATGACTGTCACCTGGACCACATGGGTCCCCACGCCCTCTGAAGTGCAGTTCGGGCTGCAGCCCTCGGGGCCCCTGCCCCTCCGGGCCCAGGGCACCTTCAGCCCCTTTGTGGACGGGGGCATTCTCCGGCGGAAGCTCTACATACACCGAGTGACGCTGCGGGGGCTGCTGCCCGGGGTCCAGTATGGTGAGCAGGGTCCGGGGCTGAGGTGGTGTCAAGGGGGGAGCGGGAAGAGGAGCAGCATATGGGCAGGAAGCTCCCAcctgcaggtggctcaggctgGGCTGGTAAGGCCTCTGCTTATCTGCAAGCCTATTGTAGGAGACCCCGGGAGGAGAACGGAAGGCACTGGGGCCCAGGGGCGAGGTGGACAGAGGGAGCATGGGTCAGACCCACTCgattcccacctcctcccccagcccactgAAGATGGACGAGGGTGGAGGAGACATCCTGAGGGGCCCCCAGCCGACCACagctgtttccttctccctcagttTACCGCTGTGGCAGCGCTCAGGGCTGGAGCCGTCGGTTCCGCTTCAGGGCCCTAAAGAATGGGCCTCACTGGAGCCCCCGTCTGGCTGTGTATGGGGACCTGGGGGCTGACAACCCGAAGGCCCTACCCCGTCTGCGCAGGGACACCCAGCAGGGCATGTACGATGCTGTTCTCCATGTGGGTGAGGCATCGGCAAGGGTGCGCCTGGAGGgatgggagggggctggggggcggCAACACTAAGACCGTGGAGgggatggggctggggctggcgTGGTTCTGGAGGGACGGGGGCTGAGACTGGCCGTGGAGACGGTGTCTGTGGTTCACCAGCCCGCTCTGGTTAAAATCCTAACTGCGACCCCTGGAGCGATGGGCGTGGGCTTTCTATATGATTATTATCGGAGCTAAGACTAGTTCTGAATTCACAAGACTGCTATGATGACCTGCAGGTTGACATTGCCTGGCACGCCGTCCGTGCTCCCCAAGTGTCAGTTGGTATCATGACTGTCACGGTCTGAGTGCACAGGGAGCCAGAGGGGGCTGGGGATTAAGCTGACTCTGGAATCAGACTCCCAGAGTTTGAGTCCTAGATCTTCACTGAtgggctctgtgaccttgagcaagcactcaccctctctgagcttcagtttccccatctgaaatggAGACAGTAATCGCATCCAGCTCAGAAGGGTGTTTTAAAGATTCAGGTGGTCAAGCACAGAGAGCATTTGGAACTGTGCCTGGTACAAAACCAGTACCAGACCCCAGACCAGTCAGTCTTAACGTGGTCCTGCTCTGGGAGGGGACAAGGtggaaggggaggtgggggctggtgTGAGGAGAGCACAGGAGCCCAGCATGGTCCTGCAGGGGTCTCGGGGACCAGAGGTTCAGTAGACCGTTCCAAGTGCACACGTGGTGGATGTGAGGTAGGGATCAGAGAACCGGGACAGATCAGGAGCTGGGGCTGGCACAGCGCACACCTGAGCCACCGGGTCTCTCAAATCTGGTGAGAGCAGAGCCGGGTCCGGGTCCTCACtgtctccctgccccctgccccccaggagaCTTTGCCTACAACATGGATCAGGACAACGCCCGCATCGGGGACAAGTTCATGCGGCTCATCGAACCCGTGGCCGCCAGCCTGCCATATATGACGTGCCCCGGGAATCACGAGGAACGCTAGTGAGGGCCGAGGGCTTCAGGGTGGGCGGGAGCCGGGCCCGTGAGGACAGACGTGTCCTGCTCAGTGTCCTGCCTTACTCCCTCATGCTGCAGCAGCTCATGCATGAcagtgagaggaggggaggggagggccgggAGTTGGACTCTGCCAGGCAgtggggaggcgggggtgggacccaggcaccCAGACCCTCCCCtgaccttttccttccttttatccagCAACTTCTCTAACTACAAGGCTCGCTTCAATATGCCGGGGGACAGTGAAGGCCTGTGGTACAGGTAATCTgggggacctggaggcccggccTCCCTCCCCTGAAGGATGGGAGATGCAGAGGAGACCTCATCTCTGACCCCTGCCCTTTGACCCCTCCAGCTGGGATCTGGGCCCCGCCCACATCATCTCCTTCTCCACCGAGGTCTATTTCTTCCTCCATTACGGCCGCCACCTGGTAGAAAGACAGTTTCACTGGCTGGAGAGCGACCTCCAGGTAACCGGGGTGGAGGGCCCCTTCCGTCTCTTggacccgcctcccctccccctccctccaccctgccccTCACTCTGGGCCCTCCTCTCTAGAAGGCCAACCAGAACCGGGCCGCCCGGCCGTGGATCATCACCATGGGCCACCGGCCGATGTACTGCTCCAACGCTGATTTGGATGACTGCACGTGGCACGAGAGCAAGGTGAGGACCCCGGCCCTGGGCGGGGGGGCGGGGTGCTGACAGCCACGTGAGGGGCCGGCCCGAATCACCCCGCCCCCCCTTGCTCGCCCTGCCCAGGTTCGCAAGGGCCTCCGCGGCCGGTTCTACGGGCTGGAGGATCTTTTCTACAAATACGGTGAGTGGCCCGGGGGGCACGCCCCAGCCCCAGGTCCACCCCCATCTCTCCTGGATTCAGGGGCCTGACCCCCACTTGCTCTGTCTCAGGGGTCGACCTGCAGCTGTGGGCTCACGAGCACTCGTACGAGCGGCTGTGGCCGATTTACAACTACCAGGTGAGGCTCAGGGCGGGCGGGTGTCCGTGGACCCCCGGTCAGAACTGAGGGCGTGGCCTGGTGTGACGCCCCCCCCTTGCCCTTGTCCCTTCTCCAGGTATTTAACGGGAGCCAAGAGAAGCCCTACACCAACCCTCGAGGCCCCGTCCACATCATCACAGGATCTGCGGTGAGCAGGGCGGGAAGGGGCCTCCAGCTTCTCTCCTCTTGCTATTTACTGGGGCTGAACTGGTACCAGCCTGGGAGCCGCCTGCCTTAGACAGTTGCTCCCCCTGACTCTCGACCCTAAAGCTTAGGTCCCCTAGTAATGAGCCCCTTGTACAGATGCAGAAACAGAGTCTCAGACCGTGAGATACTCGTTCAGAATCTCAGGTTTGACATGTGGCAGGGGTCGGGGGCTTGCCCAGGTCCCCGGGATGGGTCTGGGTCAGACGGCTGATGATGACACTGGCAACTGAACTCCAGCCTTTATTGACGCGCCACCAGCCTTCTCGCTAAGGACCGCTCTCTGCTCGGGTTCCGGCATCGTGTTGAGTTTTGTTTCTGCTCGATCCCCTCTGACCCGTGGCACCTCCTCAGTCTCTCCTTGTCCTTCCTCCTTCAGACTTTTGAAGACTCCAGGCCAACTGCTTTACAGAATACCCCTCAATCTGGGTTTGCCTCGAGTTTTCCCACGCTGACCTTTGGGTTTTGCATTTGGGACAAGACAATTGCTGCAGTGGTGTCCCTCTCGGGCCGCCCTACTCAGGGCATCAGGGGTGCGTGACATCTCTGGATGTTTCTCTGAATTACCTATTACAGAGGTGTCTGCTGGGTTCCTCCGACACAATTATCATATTTCTCTATCTAGTTGATAAATATCTTGGGGGAGATACTTTTCGATCATGCAAATGTCCTATTTCCCCTCAAGCTTCTGCCTGCTCATTTTTGATTCTGCAGCGGGTCTTGCCCGCGACAGTGGTGACTGTGGGGCTGGAATGGGGGCTTTCTATTTCCCTCGTTCCTCCTAGATTTACTCATTAGAATCGTCCTgcgcgggggggggtggggtcgTCCCTTCTGCCCCATTTATTTGGTTAGTTAGTTGTTGATTTATACCAGGATGGCCGCATGGGCAGCGATTTTGTTCTCTGGGCTGTAATCCAGTACTGTTGTTTATGTGGCCTCTCAGATTGCTGCGGCTTTGGCCCTTGCATCCCTTCGATGTGTCCCTGTCATTTTGTGAGCGCCTCACTTTTCGGGGCGCCATGAGGCGCTCCGGGATCACCCTGTTGTGCTCCCTGCTGCGGCCTTGGCTTCAGTCACTTCTGCAAGGAGAGCGGGCTTCCGCTGGGACGGCTCCGGGGGCATTTGAGAACATTGTCTGCGTACACAAACGAGGAATTGGCTCCAGAGAGCTGTGTTACTGTATCATccacttttaaaaaagaactcgGATCGTCCTTCTGACCCTAGCGATTCTCAACTTTGGTGcctgttagaatcacctggggaggttTTAAAACTCCAACGCCTGGGCTCTCCCCGGAACACACCCCAGAATCTCTGAGGGCTGGGCCCTGGCATTGCGTGCCCTTGTGAAGCCACCACCCACGGCAGGAAATAGACTGTCGTCAGTACCAGATGGCTCCTCAGGCCCATAGCGGATGGCTAGTCTGAACTTCTTCAgcacagatttgttttttttttcttttctctctctctctctcttttttttttttttggtgaggaagactggccctgagctaacatctgtgccagtcttcctctattttgtgtgtgggttaccaccacagcatggctgtgcctgggatctgaacttgcggaccttgggctgccgaagcagagtgcacgaacttaaccactacgccagtgGGCCAGGCCAgattcaggtttttttctttaattttaaattttaagattattttagaCTTACGGAAAAGTTGCAAAAATCATGACAGTTTAAGAATCGAATTCAAGTAGTTAACACTGCCATCTAGTATTATCTAACCTGCAGGTTCATTCAGGTTCAGCCGGGTATCCCATTCGTGTCCTTTACATCGAAGCAAAGAACTTTTCCATCCCGGCCCAGGCTCGTCTCAGATCACACACTCTATTTCGAGGTCTTGTCTCTTCAGCTTCCTCAAATCAGAGACCTTTCCCCACTCTTTCTTCGTTTTTCATAAGCTTGaaaaattgggggggggggggggctgtccCGCGAAGGCGTTTTGTAGACTAtctctcagtttgggtttgtccgAGGTCTGCTCGTGATTAGGTTGAAGTTGCCCATCTTTGGTGAGAACACACAGAAGTGAGGCTGTGTTCTTCTCGATGCCTCCGACCAGCAGGCCCGCGGGCTCTCTGAACCCCTGTAACCCTCGGCTTCCCGTCGTATCATGTGGTGCGGGTCCGTCTCATTCCTGAGGATGTCCACGTTGGTCCCTTACAGGGTGGCGTCTGCCGGCCTCTCCATCCTGGGTTACTCCCTTCCCCTTTGAAGTAACAAGTGTCCCCTGGAGAGACACTTTGAGACTATGCAAGTGTCCTTCTCCTCGAACCTTCACCACGAGCTGTCCCATCCGTTGACGACTCTTGCTTCAGTCCATCATTACAGTGGCAGCTGCAAAATGCTGATTTCCCGGCTCCCTTGGCCTCTCTGCTTACGTCGCCTGGCTTTCTGCTGCCAGGATGagccctctctctcctgccaggCGTGGGTGATTGTAAAAAGCTTTCTTGAAGGGTCCGCTGTGCAGCAGCATAGACACCCACCGGTGTCTTCTGTCCTGTGGATtgctgtctctctgtgtctccctgcTTGCTGTATAGCGTGCTGCCTACGCTAGGATTGATTTACCCGACCCCACTGATGGGCATTCGGGGGGCTTCCAGCTCAGGGCTTTTACGGACAGTCTGGTACAGCCGTGCCCTTTTCTAGAAGTCAAAGGCCCGGGGCACAGGAAGCTTGATGGGGTCAAAACACTGGATTATGAGTATTCTGGAGTTCAAGTCGTAACTGACTTTCTCTTCAGTGGAGGTGGCGGGTCCTGGCCTGGCGGGTCGCTTCTGCTCCCCCGTGggtcctgcccctgcccc
This window encodes:
- the ACP7 gene encoding acid phosphatase type 7 encodes the protein MRILRPCWSCCCLLLFCSLGIQGTPKAPSAAPEQVHLSYLDEPGSMTVTWTTWVPTPSEVQFGLQPSGPLPLRAQGTFSPFVDGGILRRKLYIHRVTLRGLLPGVQYVYRCGSAQGWSRRFRFRALKNGPHWSPRLAVYGDLGADNPKALPRLRRDTQQGMYDAVLHVGDFAYNMDQDNARIGDKFMRLIEPVAASLPYMTCPGNHEERYNFSNYKARFNMPGDSEGLWYSWDLGPAHIISFSTEVYFFLHYGRHLVERQFHWLESDLQKANQNRAARPWIITMGHRPMYCSNADLDDCTWHESKVRKGLRGRFYGLEDLFYKYGVDLQLWAHEHSYERLWPIYNYQVFNGSQEKPYTNPRGPVHIITGSAGCEERLTPFSLFPRPWSALRVKEYGYTRLHVLNGTHIHLQQVSDDQDGKIVDDIWVVRPLLGRMMYL